AGTGAACATTTTcatcacaaaataattattttctttcacaaacATGCATTGCCACAATTTTTGGTTGTTAGTGCATTGTCCCTGTAGAAAGTGAATATATAGCAAGAACATAGGAAGTGATATGAAACTATTCCTATCTGAGTGATATGAAACTCTTCAGATCTTTGAAGCATTTTCATGTGCAATTAGGGGTATGCTTTGGAtctttgtcctgctggaagatccagccatgaCCCAGTTTTAGCCTCTTGGCAGAGGCATACAGGTTTTGGCCTAAAATCTAATTTGCTATTTAATACAGTACCTTGCAAAAGTTTTCAAACCCTGGACAAATTAtcgaaatatatttaattacaaaatggtacattgacatttcaatctgacattttattttaaaacaatgacacGCAATTAGTTATTGAATGTTAATTGGTTTCATGTTGGaaagtatttgaaaaaaaaagggaaaaaagaaatatattgcttgcatgAATATTCTGTGATAGTGAAACTCCCAGTTCACACAATGAAAGTAATTACCCTGATGAAGATAGTTACCTTAGCAATGGTCTTCACATGTGAACCATTAACAATGCTGCCACCTTTTCTGGATTAAAACCCCCCACTGTTGAATGATCATTAGGTAACAAATCTGATGAGAAATTAAGTGCATTCTACTAAATGCGATGAAGTAATGCAAATGCATAGATTAAGAAAATGGTATGAAAAAGTATTGGGATATCCCAGTGTGCGCCGTTGGATCAATAATCAAGAAATGGAAGCTGCATCAACCCATCCAAGTAATGTCAAGAACAGGCTGTTCCTCAAAACGTAGTACTCAAACAAGAAGACTCAAAAGAAGTCAAAGAGCATCCAACAATTACTCTGAAGGAGCCACAGAGATCAGTGGCTGGCAGAGAGGTACTACTGCACCGGTCATTCATTTCATGCTTCTGTACTGGAAGGTGGACAAAACAAGAAAATTGACAAGGTCATTAATAAAATTGACTGTATTGTTTCCCATCTTAAAATGGGACTCCTTAATGTTAGATTCCTTGCTtcaaaggcaaatgcagtaaattaattaatcacttATTATAAACTGGATGTTATTGGcctgtgtgaaacatggctaaagccggatgaattcactgccctaaatgagacCTCTCCTCCTAGCtacactagtgatcatatcccctgcGCATCCCgaaaaggggagggggggtgttgctaatatttatgacacaaaatataattttacactTCAACTGGTTTttattcttttgaagttttactaatgaaaccTTACTAGGCTGATAGATCGTTtttcatagctactatttacaggccccctggaccatacacaatgttcctcactgagtttctggaattcttgtctaaccttgtagtcatggcagatactACTCACatttttggtgatttcaatattcatatggaaaagtcaaATGACCCTCTTAAAAAAGCCTTTTGAAGTcataattgactcagtgggttttgtctaacatgtctcaggtccaacgtACTGTCTCCAGAAAAAAGTGacactccaccaagttggaagtatttagactagcctggatagacagtacactacaatactgaaaagcACTCTCATCTGCTCGATCaacttatttctccaacctaattgaggtgaacaaaaacaatccagaatttttctttgatacagttgcaaagttgacaaaaaagcaatgctcaacaagtgaagtgggtcttcacttcagcagtaatgaatacattcactttgatgaaaagatcatcacaaTTAGAAAATGAATAACTGATTTTCCTTAAATAGGTATAGTCCTCAAAATcccagttgtcctgagaatacCCAGAACTTCTCAGACATGGTGTCAATAGGGACACTTcgccccccccaaaaaaagtcaAATATTGGGACAATCTCTTGATCCTGCATCACTCGACACGTTCACTAAATTAGTAATGAATTCTAAatccacaaattgtcagctagactcGATCCCAACAAAACTACTTAAGGAGCTACTttctgtgctaggtcagccaatggtGAACGTAATTAATTGCTCCCAATCCTCCGGATGTATACAAAACTCACTAGACATAGCGGAAATGAAGCCTTTTCTGacaaaatctaatctggatccagatatAATAAACAATTATGGTCTAATATtcaacctcccgttcctctcaaaaagtaaaaatgtaaagtagtgagtgtacagcttgtataacagtttaaattagatcccctcaaaataactcaacacacagccattaatgtctaaaccgctggcaacaaaagtgagtacacccctaagtgaaaatgtccaaattgggcccaattagccatttccccTCCCCGGTAATCATGTGatttgttagtgttacaaggtttCAGGTgggaatggggagcaggtgtgttaaatttggtgtcatcgctctcacactccctcatactggtcactggaagttctacatggcacctcatggcaaagaactctctgaggatctgaaaaaaagaattgttgctctacataaatatggcctaggctataagaagattgccaagaccctgaaactgagctgcggcacggtggccaagaccatacagcagtttaacaggacaggttccactcagaacaggcctcgaccaaagaagttgagtgcacatgctcagcgtcatatccagaggtggAATTAGAAGTATGAaagctgccagcattgctgcagaggttgaaggggtggggggtcagcctgtcagtgctcagaccatacgccgcacactgcatcaaattggtctgcatggctgtcttcccagaaggaagcctcttctaaatatgatgcacaagaaagcccgcaaacagtttgctgaagacaagcagactaaggacatggattactggaaccatgaatgccaacatgtactgtgacatactgaagcagagcatgatcccctcccttcggagactgggtcgcagggcagtattccaacatgataacgaccccaaacacacctccaagacgaccactgctttgctaaagaagctgagggtaaaggtgatggactggccaagcatgtctccagacctaaaccttattgagcatctgtggggcatcctcaaatgcaAATGGAAGGaacacaaggtctctaacatctaccagctccgtgatgttgtcatggaggagtggaagatgAATCCactggcaacctgtgaagctctggtgaactccatgcccaagagggttttaaggcagtgctggaaaataatggtggccacacaaaatatcacTCACTACCTTACACGTGAAAAGAAATTATCAAatttttgcaaaaatgtgagggctgTACTCAATTCTGTGtgatactgtaaataaaaatgatttgaatGCCCAAGTGGTTGGGATCTAGCCTGAATTACCCCAAAACCATGCATGGATGCaaactttgaaaatccaccagaaatagtcacaatataaccgtaagcaattttattttaggcttactataacatagcttcTGAAGGTTGTGGCCAGTTTTTGTCAATTCCTGATCAAATCCAAATGCATATCTTGACTACAGAGATGCTCAAACACTGGGCCCCTGGGTCAAAGTCTGCGTCTTTAACCACCATGCTATTTAACATGGGGTAGTCAgtaagtcagtcactcactcagtaagagacattcgctgtTCTTGACCAGCTCCGCTTATGCTGTCCGGCAAAAAGGTGTTACTCAGAAAGTACCATCTGAGagcaggacagtgacccaaTTGTGGGCAAAAATGTTATGCTCAATTGAGACCAAGATAGGGCCTTTGTGCCAAAACGTTAACTGCTATGTGTGGTGCACACCTAATAATACCCATGGCTTGagacacacaaaaatgtaaggAAACTGAGCATCTCATGATAGAAAGTCAATTGAAAGACCCAAAAAGCTGTCTGCATCTAATGAACAGTACCTAAAGGTAGAAgcattgctaggatcacaatacattcagggcttagtcCCGagtatagatgaatagatcaggggctcttttttatttatttgttggtCTATTTGAGATCCGGGCAGCAGTAACTTCCTTGAGAGATCCAGAGAAGTGCTTTCTAAACATCTGTCAGTCCTCTGGCACCTACAGCTAATACGGTgcctttagaaatgttttagtcCCCTTCACTTcctctacattttgttgtaatgGACAGAATTTAGAATTTATTACATGCTTCTGCATCAATTTACACAAAACACCCTGTAGTGGCAAAGCTAAACTACATTTTTAGAACTTTTGGAcagtttattgaaaataaaagaaaaaatatttagtattcagaccctttcttCAGTTCTTTGCAGAAGGGCCTTCAGCAGCTATCACAACTTCTAGTCTTCTTTGGTATGCCTCTACTAGCTTTGCACACCTTTGGGTGTTTTTTCttattcttccttgtagattcATTATAGCTGTCAGATTGGATTGGGATTGTAGATGAACTGCGTTCTTCAGGTCCATTGTTCAGTGGGTTTCAAGTCTGGGGTTTGCCACTTGCAGTGGTTCCCTACCATTTTCAGTTTCTGTACCACCAACAGAATTTTGCTAGGTTATGAGTAActctgaagtaccccctcatgttacttttaatagtaagcctatggtgtcatgagtgtacCCCCAGTATGCCCAAACATAAGTACAGAAATCCCATTCTATTCATTAATATAATTCTTGCTTTGTTCATTTGACATTTCCTAATATGCCCAGTGTTGttctataaaatacattttatagattaGACATGTTTTAAAGGGTTTCTTCACTTCTTTTGTCACAAATatcttttattttgtatatacaAAAATTATTGGCAAACAGATATGACACACTAGTTACTCATTTCCACAAGGTGATGGGGAAGTATTGGCTAGCTGGCTAACCTCAAAactaattatatatttacagCACACTCTTGATTTCACCTAGCGAGCTCCTGCTCCTTTATGAAATAATCTATGAGGTCATAATGCATCATAGTCGTCATCGTCTTCGTGCTTCCTCTTCAATGAGTCATTGGCCAGGTTCTGTGACACCATGTTGGTGGTGATGAGAATGTTCTTGGAGCCGATCAGGGAGGGGTTGATGTGGACGTTTTGAACTGTTGGGGTGGATGGTGTGGCTGTTGGAAAAACAGGATTtatcattttttataaaatcatgttttactaaTTGAGGAGACAATCCACACAAACTACAGCACTGAAGCTTCTGAGAACTGAATAACTATaactgtgtaaatacatttcttaaatccaataaaaataaatacagtaaacaCCTGTACTATAACAGTGAATTATGCTTGTCTGCCTTTCATTATTTCTAGCTGGTTTGTAAATACATGCGCATGTCCCATGTGGCCAATAGAACACAATTCTTAATTGATTATTAAATGCTGAACCATCACATCTGTGGCAGTTagtgacattttaatttatgCAGAACTCAAAAGAAAAAGTATCTTGCAGATTCCACAGGCTATGGCGCAAAACAGGcagtgtcatgttttttttttaaccaatctgacatgttctttgaggtataGGGCTACTGATATTAGAACACCACTGTAATCAATAGAATAAACAAGTCATACCAATGTTTACCTGTGTGTTAactttcaaatacatttgtattcctAAATGTAGgcattttaaaaaacacaacttttcatttgaatatttatgAAGAAATAAGAATTCTCATGTACCGTCTTTCTTAAGGAAATCTGTGATCTGTGCCCTGAATCCGTGATTAAAATGTCCAAGCTGACCCTCAACATGGTAAGCTAATCATCCCTATTTTCCAATTGGCTTCATTCCCCTGTAACTATTCGCCTATGTTTTGCTGttaactaaaatatattctCTATGAATTAAATAAGGGTAATTCAATAAGTGTACAATAAggtttaataaattaaatgtacaaTATGGAGCAGAGGAGGTACATCATATTTGAGCGGAGCATCACAGTCCTGTGTGTAACAGTTTATTCAGGGTATGTGAAAATACTGTAGTTGTGAAACAAACAGTACAGCCATTTTAATTTCACTAAACTAATAAAAAGCTTTATACTTATGCCAGAATTCTTTCTGGAAATGCATTAACCGAAAGCTATGGTGTTGGCCTAAAATCGGTGGACTACCTATAAAAAGGGCTTCCAACAGGGTTCACAGTTTATGGATGTAAACACCCCCAGATAAAAGCTGACAGCCTGCACAACCTATTCATTATAGTTTCATCTCAAACCCAATGTGCTGGATTAAAAAGCCAAAACAGAACTTGTGTCACGGTCCAAATACTTTGATTGCACTGTGAGCAATATCTGGTACACAAATGAGGTCAAAGGGATAATGTATAAACAAAGCATGTCATTGCAGGCCTTCATAATGAGCAGCTAAACTGATGTCATCCTAGCCACGGGAAAGCATTATTATAGATTATACAGATTTTGGGGATGTTGGTTACACCTGCCTTAGTTCAAATATGAATTGCCTTTTAAATGAGGTAGTTCTAGAGGATAATGTTGCCATAGAGGATTACCTGGTTATAAAGTAAGCCACATGTGACCTTTAACCAAGAGTTTGAACTCAACAGTTGATAAATGTTACCTCAACAACTCCTCTCTCGCAACAACCTTCATCACAAATAGGGATGCGCTGATATAACGGCATCGGACTATtatatgtaaaagaaaaattgCCAACCATTTCCTACAAATTGTGCTTTTGTCTGAATCAGCTCCAAGTAAATGGTATTATATTTTGGTTGAGTCGTGTGTCCCCCTGTGGTCTATTACCTTATTCACTAGATTTATCTAGTCATTATAACGCATTAACagaaatcatttttattttatcatcaTATTTCACTTTTGATTCATTGGGCTTATTTTTGTGAGTTACAAAACAATGGTATCTGCCGATTATGTTGTGATTATTGGCCAACAATATGTTCTAATCTGTGAATCTCTAATCTCAAACACACCAAGCCAGAGTTGCTCTTCCTCCTGGGGAAAGCCTGTCTACCTCTCCATCACTGTGCGCCCCTCTCAGAGAACAAAGTACCTCAGCGTGATCATAGACAAAACGGTTACTTGCTGCTGCAGGTTTATCTTCTACAACATTTGTTGTGTACAACCCCACCTCACAGAGGAAGCAGGCCAGATACTAACCCAGCAATATTTTTTGGGCCTCAGATTTGAGATCAAACCTTTTTTTAATTCCCCAGTTGTGCACCCTTCTCCAGATACAGCGTTCATTGAACAAGTAATAGCATCCCATGCCACCTTTTGTCACTTTATATCCATTACTGACACTACTGAATATGAGCGCTTGTTTGCTCTTCACTTGCATCAGTACCTCCACTTCAGAAAtactgaagtttttttttttatgtttgatgtCCAGTGCTCTACCGTCTTTAGATTTTAGTTTGggcattttgtttttccttttatacataaatgacattgatgcaataactatcaatataagtgacaataaattactttttcatcaagtgaaaagataagAGAATCCTGGAAACCCGcactcttttactgcgcaagagTTGTAGTCTATATTAtctcaaaaagcatgcacagatgcattcttcaaaaatccaccagaaatagtagatcATCCGGGgacttttggcatactattttcagcataCTCTGATTTGGGacatactaatctggcatactatacagtatgcaatttgagattcagcctcaGCCactgtgtgtgatttctgtgtgcGCACAGCCCTACAGTCTCACACCCCTTTATGGGGATTGGTGAGGCGTTTACTTATGCTAATTAGGAACAACTGGCAGGCACTTTCAATTTACAAGGACAAGGGATTAATCATCATAAGAACAAAGGTGCAAACAATTGAGGTTGAAGAACACATTGTGAATCTGAACTTTTCTTAGGACCTTCCTAAatttaagggggaaaaaaacaatggaAAATATTAAAGAATGAGGCCCAGTGTTAGTAGAGCTTCCTGCTTGGCGCAATTCACAGAGGTCAACCACAACATATAGTTTCATGTCAGCCCGCTCCACTGCTTATTCCACTGGCTTCAGGTTTAAGCGCACATCCACTAACTGGTGTCTGCCTACAGAGTGACAACAGCAAGTGcccctccctaccttcaggtaATACTGAAACCATACATCCCTACCTTCAGGTAATACTGAAACCATACATCCCTACCTTCAGGTAATACTGAAACCATACATCCCTACCTTCAGGTAATACTGAAACCATACATCCCTACCTTCAGGTAATACTGAAACCATACATCCCTACCTTCAGGTAATACTGAAACCATACATCCCTACCTTCAGGTAATACTGAAACCATACATCCCTACCTTCAGGTAATACTGAAACCATACATCCCTACCTTCAGGTAATACTGAAACCATACATCCCTACCTTCAGGTAATACTGAAACCATACATCCCTACCTTCAGGTAATACTGAAACCATACATCCCTACCTTCAGGTAATACTGAAACCATACATCCCTACCTTCAGGTAATACTGAAACCATACATCCCTACCTTCAGGTAATACTGAAACCATACATCCCTACCTTCAGGTAATACTGAAACCATACATCCCTACCTTCAGGTAATACTGAAACCATACATCCCTACCTTCAGGTAATACTGAAACCATACATCCCTACCTTCAGGTAATACTGAAACCATACATCCCTACCTTCAGGTAATACTGAAACCATACATCCCTACCTTCAGGTAATACTGAAACCATACATCCCTACCTTCAGGTAATACTGAAACCATACATCCCTACCTTCAGGTAATACTGAAACCATACATCCCTACCTTCAGGTAATACTGAAACCATACATCCCTACCTTCAGGTAATACTGAAACCATACATCCCTACCTTCAGGTAATACTGAAACCATACATCCCTACCTTCAGGTAATACTGAAACCATACATCCCTACCTTCAGGTAATACTGAAACCATACATCCCTACCTTCAGGTAATACTGAAACCATACATCCCTACCTTCAGGTAATACTGAAACCATACATCCCTACCTTCAGGTAATACTGAAACCATACATCCCTACCTTCAGGTAATACTGAAACCATACATCCCTACCTTCAGGTAATACTGAAACCATACATCCCTACCTTCAGGTAATACTGAAACCATACATCCCTACCTTCAGGTAATACTGAAACCATACATCCCTACCTTCAGGTAATACTGAAACCATACATCCCTACCTTCAGGTAATACTGAAACCATACATCCCTACCTTCAGGTAATACTGAAACCATACATCCCCACCTTCAGGTAATACTGAAACCATACATCCCCACCTTCAGGTAATACTGAAACCATACATCCCCACCTTCAGGTAATACTGAAACCATACATCCCCACCTTCAGGTAATACTGAAACCATACATCCCCACCTTCAGGTAATACTGAAACCATACATCCCCACCTTCAGGTAATACTGAAACCATACATCCCTACCTTCAGGTAATACTGAAACCATACATCCCTACCTTCAGGTAATACTGAAACCATACATCCCTACCTTCAGGTAATACTGAAACCATACATCCCTACCTTCAGGTAATACTGAAACCATACATCCCTACCTTCAGGTAATACTGAAACCATACATCCCTACCTTCAGGTAATACTGAAACCATACATCCCTACCTTCAGGTAATACTGAAACCATACATCCCTACCTTCAGGTAATACTGAAACCATACATCCCTACCTTCAGGTAATACTGAAACCATACATCCCTACCTTCAGGTAATACTGAAACCATACATCCCTACCTTCAGGTAATACTGAAACCATACATCCCTACCCAAGCTCGTCATTCTGCCTGCTCTAATCTCTCCGTGTCCCACCACCCAGTCAAAGCTTTTCGCTGTCCTTATACCCCAGTTGTGGAACCCGTCTCCCCTAAATGTAGACCGcactggatcagagcatctgttgaattattaaaatgtaaatctacaaatgCAAATCCTTTTTGTTGTCTGAATCGATTTGGCAGTGTGAAAATATAGCAAGCCTTACAGGACTTGGAAGCTGCAGTCTGCGAGGATGGGATCTGAACAGTGAAGCGCTGCCCCGACAGCGACACCGGCGTTCCCACTTTGGTCGTGACTGACTGCATTGAGGGAGTGCCTGGAAACATGCAGGAAGAAAGGAGTCCATGTTTTTCTAATGCAGCAAATATGGTAGCAACAGCATCGGACACCAggaaacaaatacacataccaaTGCCATGTTTGACGTTAAAGCActgttttggaaaaacaaactctacaaacaaaaacatagattGCTGTGAAGGGTTAGTCACCAAGGGTAGGTGTGCTGGGCCTGCTGGAAACAGCCCCTACACTGAGACGAGGCACTGTAATTCTACCCGCAGATGAAGAAACCTGCACAGAAGAGGCACAGCCAGAATGATTCACACAAGGGAACaaggaaaatgtattgcaaattCTTCaaaatcagaaaagcaaaacacacAGGGTCACCTTTTTCTGTATAGACTTGAGTCTGTAGTTAGGAGCGGTCAGACAGTATCGGTCTGGGGGCAGGCGGGGCCCAGTGTATGGCTTAATCAAGGGCAGAGGGGTCTGGTTCTTCTGCCTAGCTACCTCCAGAAGGAACTACACAAAGACAAAGGTTGTGAGAAAGCCTGGATAATTTACAACCGTAGGTAAATATGTAATAATATCTGTCTTGGCAATTGCAATTCATTCTTACATCTCTTGGTGGTGGGGAGGTGAAGGACTGGTCCATTCGACACTGAATCGCCAGCCTTATGTCATCTGCatccacattgttctttttGGCATGCGTTGCATAGATTTTGGCATCCTCAATAATTGTTGTAACATATCCTGTAAAACCAAATGACATTCATTGTCTCGTTAAATGTGTTTCTTgtgaatgccaacatgttaTTGCACACAGACCATATCTAACCATGCTGCAACTTTCCACTATTAAAACACTCTTGTGCCCTAGAGCAAGGCACTTAAAAGGGATAATTCATCCTAGAGTCATATTTGGGTGACATAACGCTTACCTTCAGTTGTTCTTGAATGcgcatggagtcatttttcgCAACAAACCATTATTCAACTCAGCCCCCGTTTGGAATTAGAATTGCCCAAATTCATGAACTGTGCATCCCAAGCAACCAAATCTGCAGTGGAAACCTTTTCTTCACCCAAATGTGAATCTAGGACAAACTACTCCTTTAACCCTAACTGGTCCTGTAAGTCACAGGATAAGGTTGTCTGCCACATGTAAAAATTTAAATCACACCAATGGAATCGCAAGGAGATGCTGGTATTAtggactgtctctctgactgactTGCTgttagggctgcacaatatatcatttcagcatcgacattgcgatgcacgcatccgcaatagtcacatcgcagaacgtgcgatttagtaaggtaaacatatcagtctacaataaatatatatataatttttttctttttctaatggaaaaccagcattatatcgGTCTGATATAACGTAATTTACTccgatttatgggttattggatacacagttaattataataattattttaaacatggagtTCGTTGCTGCaagtggttgacatgcaggttCTGCTTGCGCATGActaaatgatgagcgaggaacaggcacaacaggccgaaattgagaatttggttgcaaaaagaaatgcatcgtaaattatttggaaatatttcagctatagacaggatgatgttgaccaaaaacaggtactttgtcgagagtgccttgcaatttttgccacaacacgaccaatttgtttgatcatttaaggcggcaccacaaatcttcgtatgatgagtgcaaagcatctaaatgccgtccaaagcaaaaacactatacaagaaaggttccaaatggcagagaaaaatcacagattcaataacatttcacgtcgccaaagacatggtaccaatcaacacggttaccaaagagggttttaaaaacatgatccgtttgcttgacaagcggtatgtaatgccatcacaactatttttctcaagttgccatcccagagctgtatgagaaatgcaaggcacaagttgaaaaagagctgtcacaagtggaatattatacagcaacaacggacttgtggtccagccagacaacggagccctacataagtctgaccgtacactttataatgaggacttccacctgaaaagttactgtttgcaaactgcatttttcccctgaggatcatacaagtgagaacatcgaaaccgggatgagagaagcttaaGCTGATTGGGAAAGTCGtatagtctgtattacaacagacaatgccgtgAACATgatgaaggctgcacctgaacaagtggaccagattggagtgctttggccacagactgcatcttgcagttggtaagttatgcccaattgcgcgTTCTACTTTAGTACtgttgctatactattactgttacatgttattacctagcaacttttttgaaaatataaaatttttcataggtttcatacattttaattgtagaggatggggctgagGAAGaaaaggatacagactgtcaggttgatagccaaagctctttctgaagacttcctctgttttttcatatcgcaatgtcagttatttccaatatcgtgcaaccccaCTTGCTGTCAGTTGATACTTGAACACAAATTATTCAAGCCTTTACCTTACACATAGTAGCATGTACATTTGctaaaatcatgttttaataCCATGTAAAATACATACGAATAGCAGCATTTCCTAATATCAATTAAAAGTGACAAAATGAAGGCCAAGTTATACTTTGGCAACCGTGTAAATAACTTTATTCCACCAAGATCTACATATGATAAAGAGTTGAGGAACATACTTATTAACCAGTGAGAGTTACTTACTGTAAGTAAATTCCAGCATTTGATTAATCACTCTTGGCTCATACTCAGTTATTCCCATGTCTTTGAGGATTTGGATCAtaaccttaaaaataaataattagacaacataagaaaacacaacattttattatatgcCTGAATACATGCACAAATATGGGGTAGAGTAAAAAATGTTAGGGGAGCGTTTGTAGCGTCATCACCAGTACTACTAGCTTGTTGgcttaaaacaacaacaacactagtAGTAGTCAGCTGCTGACGTTAGCTTATCTTGCTAACTAACAGGCTAACTAGTTCATCTACCGTCTCGATTAGAACAAATTCATGAtgcaaaaaacaaataacttttgaaAAAGATTGAGTTGTATAGCTGGCTCTATAAATATAAACGAAACACCTATATTCTTGAAGTGCTAACGTTTGCTGACAAAGTTATTTACCGTAGCTTAGTTAGCCTAGCCAGCTAGCTACGTTGGCTACTAAACATTAGCGAACTTAGAGAATCCCACAAATGATCTAC
This genomic window from Esox lucius isolate fEsoLuc1 chromosome 7, fEsoLuc1.pri, whole genome shotgun sequence contains:
- the taf9 gene encoding transcription initiation factor TFIID subunit 9, giving the protein MASPKTVPKDAQVMIQILKDMGITEYEPRVINQMLEFTYRYVTTIIEDAKIYATHAKKNNVDADDIRLAIQCRMDQSFTSPPPRDFLLEVARQKNQTPLPLIKPYTGPRLPPDRYCLTAPNYRLKSIQKKVSSSAGRITVPRLSVGAVSSRPSTPTLGTPSMQSVTTKVGTPVSLSGQRFTVQIPSSQTAASKSSTPSTPTVQNVHINPSLIGSKNILITTNMVSQNLANDSLKRKHEDDDDYDAL